A stretch of Myroides oncorhynchi DNA encodes these proteins:
- a CDS encoding SLC13 family permease — MEFDYFDKIRKIRTGIRFYSELLIEASWNMWNIKTRVGIFFFSLLAALAGTYFLSPDVFTEAQRYTMFILIFSILLWATEAIPPFAVGIMIIGFLVYTMGNMQGATISPQEISATWSDSVIWIFLGGFFLSEGMRKTNLDLSLFKKTISIFGSNPNTLVLGIIIVTSILSLIISNTATAAMVLASVMPLIDREGKDSLMSKAILISIPAAATFAGMMSMVSSPPNLIVVNVLKSKGFDVTFSQWLLLGFVPAVVLLAAFWYAVVRKYTSKVKGLDVSFANKALDMTNNMRLQRLAVIVILIITVLMWMLGSKLHIPTAGAAMVPIVFLPMLGIITAEDVRRLPWDTLMLVAGGLSLGMAIKELLAPYYSQFLAGMEFNMIVMMIIFAVVTVLFSNIMSSTATATIVINIAAIVLPAEQLLPVGLVVGLCSSCGLFLPVSTPPNAIVFGTGMLKQKDFALGGMFGAVLGTTIIILWVLFLQYFTGFFESI, encoded by the coding sequence ATGGAATTTGATTACTTTGACAAGATTAGGAAGATTAGAACTGGTATTCGTTTTTACAGTGAGCTATTAATAGAGGCTTCATGGAATATGTGGAATATCAAGACTAGGGTTGGTATCTTTTTCTTTTCATTGCTTGCAGCTTTAGCAGGGACTTATTTTTTGTCACCTGATGTTTTTACAGAGGCACAACGTTATACGATGTTTATTTTGATATTCTCTATATTGCTGTGGGCGACAGAAGCTATTCCTCCCTTTGCAGTTGGGATTATGATTATAGGTTTTCTAGTCTATACGATGGGGAATATGCAAGGGGCAACTATTTCTCCACAGGAGATATCCGCCACTTGGTCTGACAGTGTTATTTGGATATTTTTAGGAGGGTTCTTTTTAAGTGAGGGAATGCGAAAGACCAATCTCGACTTGTCGTTGTTTAAGAAGACAATCTCTATTTTTGGTTCTAATCCGAATACATTAGTATTGGGAATTATTATTGTTACCTCTATACTATCTTTGATTATCTCTAATACAGCTACAGCAGCGATGGTATTAGCTTCTGTGATGCCATTGATAGATAGAGAAGGTAAAGACTCATTGATGTCAAAAGCTATACTTATAAGTATTCCTGCAGCAGCTACCTTTGCGGGTATGATGAGTATGGTGTCAAGTCCACCTAACTTGATTGTGGTAAACGTGTTAAAGTCAAAGGGATTTGACGTAACATTCTCACAGTGGTTACTATTAGGTTTTGTACCTGCAGTAGTATTACTTGCGGCCTTTTGGTATGCAGTAGTACGCAAGTATACTTCTAAAGTTAAGGGATTAGATGTATCATTTGCTAATAAAGCATTAGATATGACTAATAATATGCGATTACAACGTCTAGCTGTTATTGTGATTTTAATAATTACTGTATTAATGTGGATGTTAGGAAGTAAATTGCATATACCTACAGCTGGGGCGGCTATGGTACCGATAGTATTCTTGCCTATGCTTGGTATTATTACAGCAGAAGATGTGCGTAGATTGCCTTGGGATACGCTGATGCTAGTAGCAGGAGGACTATCTCTAGGGATGGCTATTAAAGAACTATTAGCACCGTATTACTCACAGTTTTTAGCAGGTATGGAGTTTAATATGATTGTGATGATGATCATATTTGCTGTAGTTACAGTCTTATTCTCTAACATTATGAGTAGTACTGCTACTGCTACTATTGTGATTAATATAGCAGCTATCGTTTTACCTGCTGAGCAGTTATTACCTGTTGGTTTAGTAGTAGGTTTATGTTCTTCTTGTGGATTATTCTTACCAGTTTCTACACCACCTAACGCCATTGTATTTGGTACAGGAATGTTGAAGCAGAAAGACTTTGCCCTCGGAGGAATGTTTGGTGCTGTTTTAGGAACAACAATTATTATCTTATGGGTACTGTTCTTACAATACTTCACA